AGGATATGAACAGTAGACTCATTTATTATTATGAACAGTAGACTCATTTATTATTATGAACAGATGGCTGCATTTTGTTATATAAACCTTAAGCTTCATTCTGCTATATGGTTGAATACACCGAAGCGGTTTGATACAATGAAGAAAAGAGTAGTGAATGAAACTGGAAGTATTAGAATATATGATCAGGGTCTCAAAACCCTAATCATAAGATAAGTATAATAAACCCGTAGTCACAGTAGTGTCTGGGAAGGAGAACATACCATGCATGATATTAATTTATATGAGAAGAAAATAATCAATGATGAAGAATTCCCGGTACAGATGTTTCAGAATCAAATACGTAAACCAGGAGTTTATTTCACGCCTCACTGGCATGAGCATATAGAAATTCACTATTTTATGGAGGGACGGGGAGTCATTAAGTGTAATCAAAAGCCTTTTGAGGTAAAGGAAGGAAGCTTAGTAATAATTAATAGTAGTGAATTACATGAGGGGATAAGTTATACGAAGGTTTGTGACTCCTTGGTTCTTATTTTTGAAATGGATGCATTTTCGAAGGAGACAGCTAATTTCAATGCGATTTTCCAGACCATTATTACGGACGATTCTGTGATTAATGAATTGCTACAATCCATGTATCGGGAGGACATGGAGAAGCAATTGGGGTATAAGATGGCTTTGCGTGGCAAAATATATGAACTGATTACGTACCTGTTAAGAAATTATGTTGTGGAGAATCTCTCGAACAGAGAAAACAGTAAGCGTATACAGAACCTGACAAGATTGAATACGGTGTTACAGTATATTGAAAATAATTATACAGATCCGATTACGATAGGAACACTGGCGGAGCTAATACATTTAAGTGAGTATCGATTTTGCCATTTGTTTAAAGAAAGCATAGGGCAAAGTCCTTTGAGTTATATTAATGAGGTACGGTTGAAGAAAGCTCACCATCTATTGGAGCAAAAGGAAATGACCATAGCTGAGGTAGCGGCTACGGTCGGCTTTCAGGACTATAATAATTTTGGACGGCTGTTTCGAAAAATGTATGGATATGCACCTTCAAAGACATGGAGTAGTTAATAGCAAGAATGTATGTATTATCAGCAAGAAATCCATAGCTATTTTCAAGTGAGAATTATATTATGATGCTATAAAGCAGTAACGGAATTCCATACTATGATTTCCCTATAAATTGCTGGTCAGCATGGGAAAGATTCGTTTACGAGGAGGTAATAAAATGAAATTAGGTACGTTTACAGTAGTATTGGGTGATATGTCCTTTGAGAATGCATGTGAATTTCTATCAAAGAACGGTGTTCAAATGGTGGAAATCGGGTGCGGTGGCTATCCAGGAAGGGCACACTGTGATCCAAATGAGTTATTATCCGATGAAGGTAAATTAGAGAATTTTAAGGCAATACTTGCTAAGAATAATTTAGAAATTAGTGCATTGAGCAGTCATGGAAATATGGTTCATCCGGTTAAGGAAATTGCGGACAAGTTCGACGAGGATTTAACTAAAGCGATATTACTTGCTGAAAAACTTGGAGTTCCGGTGGTGAATACATTCTCTGGATGTCCGGGAGGAAGTCCGGAGGACAAGACACCTAACTGGGTAACATGCCCATGGCCGGATGATTTCTCAGCGATACTTGACTATCAATGGAATGAAGTCCTTATTCCTTATTGGAAAAAGAAAGTAGCCTTTGCTAAGGAGCATGGCATTCATAAGATTGCACTAGAGCTTCATCCAGGCTTCTGTGTATATAATACAAGTACCTTACTTCGACTGAGGGAGGCAGTAGGCCCTGAAATTGGAGCGAATTTTGATCCTAGTCATCTGATCTGGCAGGGAATGGATCCGTGCGCAAGTATTCGGGAATTGGGAAAGGCAGGAGCAATCTTCCACTTCCATGCTAAGGATACGAAGGTAGATACTTATAATACAGCCGTGAACGGAGTACTTGATACAGCCCATTACGGAAATGAGATTAGCCGTTCCTGGATCTTCAGAACTGTAGGATATGGACATGGAGAGGAATTCTGGAAGGGTATTATATCCGAGCTGAGACTGGCAGGATATGATTATGCAATCAGCATTGAGCATGAAGATAGCCTAATGTCAGGTAGAGAAGGTTTACTAAAAGCCGTAAGCTTTCTTAAGAATGTACTGTTATACGAAGATAGAGGAAGCATGTTCTGGGCATAAATCAAGACATAAGGGTTATCGACAGAATGGAGATTAATATGGAACAAAAGAAATATAAAATCGGTATCGTTGGTTTTGGAGGTATGGGTAACTGGCATAGAGAGACTTTAGAAACCATCGAAGGTATCA
The nucleotide sequence above comes from Variimorphobacter saccharofermentans. Encoded proteins:
- a CDS encoding AraC family transcriptional regulator, translated to MHDINLYEKKIINDEEFPVQMFQNQIRKPGVYFTPHWHEHIEIHYFMEGRGVIKCNQKPFEVKEGSLVIINSSELHEGISYTKVCDSLVLIFEMDAFSKETANFNAIFQTIITDDSVINELLQSMYREDMEKQLGYKMALRGKIYELITYLLRNYVVENLSNRENSKRIQNLTRLNTVLQYIENNYTDPITIGTLAELIHLSEYRFCHLFKESIGQSPLSYINEVRLKKAHHLLEQKEMTIAEVAATVGFQDYNNFGRLFRKMYGYAPSKTWSS
- a CDS encoding sugar phosphate isomerase/epimerase family protein is translated as MKLGTFTVVLGDMSFENACEFLSKNGVQMVEIGCGGYPGRAHCDPNELLSDEGKLENFKAILAKNNLEISALSSHGNMVHPVKEIADKFDEDLTKAILLAEKLGVPVVNTFSGCPGGSPEDKTPNWVTCPWPDDFSAILDYQWNEVLIPYWKKKVAFAKEHGIHKIALELHPGFCVYNTSTLLRLREAVGPEIGANFDPSHLIWQGMDPCASIRELGKAGAIFHFHAKDTKVDTYNTAVNGVLDTAHYGNEISRSWIFRTVGYGHGEEFWKGIISELRLAGYDYAISIEHEDSLMSGREGLLKAVSFLKNVLLYEDRGSMFWA